In a genomic window of Venatoribacter cucullus:
- a CDS encoding DUF58 domain-containing protein: MNRAPGLEAPQHPLLQWLAQHITAPRLLWLLALLCFLIAWNRGIALLYGLLALILALLLVSWVLPGWMMRGLQVQRQVLGNAVAGGAVRLRYRFAGRRPVFYLHIREQLPGTEQADGHFLAQIRPDDELTLSYTTPQRGVFTLPPVQLSCAWPFGFIERQLPATGPGLELLVWPQWFPVRQLPQPATDNPVMEGADSFLSRGAHSEFAGVRPYRDGDSMRLVHWAASARQQQLVVREFHSYDTPSWLMIVDAQAGNALGQGADTTFEYALQIAASLLHYAQENHLRLTLVISGRQPLRLTLEPGTRDLRDHLDALARVTDDGDTPYAQIIQQELAALQEQPVLLTVRRSSQPLAVTPRGGHLDVVYADDSFVHPLQHYPEGWRTLKPGVLQLQLHRRSQLAQIFASGKGAL, encoded by the coding sequence ATGAATCGTGCACCGGGGCTGGAGGCCCCACAACATCCGTTACTGCAGTGGCTGGCGCAGCACATTACCGCCCCGCGTTTATTGTGGCTGCTGGCGCTGCTGTGTTTTCTGATTGCCTGGAACCGGGGTATTGCCTTGCTGTACGGGCTGCTGGCCTTAATTCTGGCCTTGTTGCTGGTCAGCTGGGTGTTGCCCGGCTGGATGATGCGCGGTTTGCAGGTGCAGCGGCAGGTGCTGGGTAATGCGGTGGCCGGGGGCGCGGTACGGCTGCGCTACCGCTTTGCGGGCCGCCGGCCGGTGTTTTATCTGCATATCCGCGAACAGCTGCCGGGAACGGAGCAGGCGGATGGTCATTTTCTGGCGCAGATTCGTCCCGATGATGAACTGACGCTGTCATACACCACGCCGCAGCGCGGTGTGTTCACGCTGCCACCGGTGCAGCTCAGTTGCGCCTGGCCTTTTGGGTTTATTGAACGGCAATTACCCGCCACTGGCCCCGGGCTGGAATTATTGGTGTGGCCGCAGTGGTTTCCGGTGCGTCAGTTGCCGCAGCCGGCGACCGACAATCCGGTGATGGAAGGCGCTGATTCCTTTTTAAGCCGGGGCGCGCACAGTGAATTTGCCGGCGTGCGGCCCTACCGCGATGGCGATTCCATGCGGCTGGTGCACTGGGCGGCTTCGGCCCGCCAGCAGCAACTGGTGGTGCGGGAATTTCACAGTTACGACACGCCGTCCTGGTTAATGATTGTTGATGCGCAGGCTGGTAATGCGCTGGGGCAGGGCGCCGACACTACCTTTGAATACGCGCTGCAAATAGCGGCTTCGTTGCTGCATTACGCACAGGAAAACCATTTGCGGCTGACGCTGGTGATCAGTGGCCGGCAGCCCCTGCGGTTAACGCTGGAGCCGGGCACCCGCGATCTGCGCGATCACCTCGATGCGCTGGCGCGGGTAACTGATGATGGCGATACGCCCTACGCCCAGATTATTCAGCAGGAGCTGGCGGCATTGCAGGAGCAGCCGGTGCTGCTGACCGTGCGGCGCAGCAGTCAACCGCTGGCCGTAACGCCCCGGGGCGGGCATCTGGATGTGGTGTACGCCGACGACAGTTTTGTGCATCCGTTACAGCACTATCCGGAAGGCTGGCGCACCCTGAAGCCGGGGGTGCTGCAATTACAGTTACACCGGCGCAGTCAGTTGGCGCAGATATTTGCCAGCGGCAAGGGGGCCTTATGA
- a CDS encoding AAA family ATPase has product MSELTTQELIGALQRLQQNLSRVIQTQPHNLKLLLVTLLCRGHLLLEDAPGLGKTTLARALAQSLQLRMKRLQCTPDLMPSDITGISVYNSEEHKFHFMPGPVFSNVLLADEINRATPRTQSALLEAMAEGTVTADRKTYQLPNPFMVLATQNPVEFSGTYPLPEAQLDRFFMRISLGYPDEQQEVAMLLAQQSGHPLDKLQAVMTEQQLLALQAMVEKVTLNEAMVRYISQLVRATREHKQVRLGASPRGSLALMRAARAMAILSGKKTVTPEFVRPLLEPVLAHRLIFRDAMLQQPAARAEFWQQIIASVAVPDFPAAVAG; this is encoded by the coding sequence ATGTCAGAACTCACCACACAAGAACTGATCGGGGCGCTGCAGCGCCTGCAGCAAAACCTCAGCCGGGTTATTCAGACTCAGCCGCATAACCTGAAACTGCTGCTGGTCACCTTGCTGTGCCGTGGCCATTTATTGCTGGAAGACGCGCCGGGGCTAGGCAAAACCACGCTGGCGCGGGCGTTGGCGCAGTCGCTGCAGTTGCGGATGAAACGCTTGCAGTGCACGCCAGATTTAATGCCGTCCGACATTACCGGCATCAGCGTGTACAACAGCGAAGAGCATAAATTCCATTTCATGCCGGGGCCGGTGTTCAGCAACGTATTGCTGGCGGATGAAATCAACCGCGCTACGCCGCGTACGCAGTCGGCGTTGCTGGAAGCCATGGCCGAAGGCACGGTCACGGCCGATCGTAAAACCTACCAGTTGCCCAATCCCTTTATGGTGCTGGCCACCCAGAACCCGGTGGAATTCAGCGGCACTTACCCCTTGCCGGAGGCGCAGCTCGACCGCTTTTTTATGCGCATCAGCCTCGGTTATCCCGATGAGCAGCAGGAAGTGGCCATGTTGCTGGCACAGCAGTCCGGCCATCCGCTCGACAAGCTGCAGGCGGTGATGACCGAACAGCAGCTGCTGGCGTTACAGGCCATGGTCGAAAAAGTAACGCTGAACGAAGCCATGGTGCGCTACATCAGCCAGTTGGTGCGGGCTACCCGTGAGCACAAGCAGGTGCGGCTGGGCGCCAGCCCGCGTGGTTCGCTGGCGCTGATGCGGGCGGCCCGGGCCATGGCGATTCTGTCGGGCAAAAAAACGGTAACGCCGGAATTTGTGCGGCCATTACTGGAGCCGGTGCTGGCACACCGGCTGATCTTCCGCGATGCCATGTTGCAGCAACCGGCCGCCCGCGCTGAATTCTGGCAGCAGATTATTGCCAGCGTTGCGGTGCCGGATTTTCCGGCGGCTGTAGCCGGATAA